The following are from one region of the Planctomycetaceae bacterium genome:
- a CDS encoding protein kinase, whose protein sequence is MSDLVDKTFGEFHLLRHIGSGGMADVYLAEQTSLQRYVAVKVMKPSLIATSGEAMLARFKQEAMMAAGLNHTNIVQVYTIGEQDGYHYIAQEFVQGKNLSAILKNKGAPDLPSAMHVIRQVAAALKASGQAGIVHRDIKPENILVTKKGEVKVADFGLAQLHDSSDDGHLTREGMTLGTPLYMSPEQVQGKELDPRSDIYSFGVTCYQILSGKTPFTGANPMAIAVQHLNTQPPPLNEVNRTVPKVLCRVVHRMMAKRRSLRYQSAADVAADLKELITALKQGRSLDLIRLPRLDELDRAAADARGGDVSASGEHKAIKQKSDSPASRTPSGRRGNYDLGTDIPLGATVVAEPLSPDVGRRRRSPVPKDTLPWVSLPSWEEEDDDDIPIHRHTPDFEEMDLTPMVDVTFLLLIFFMITAAFNLQKKFDMLPASKDEGVSTQPVETPPEDSLTAEIGPDNIVFMDDRQGTTYTEVHEMLRDAKDTTGGLELRLQVDPDSNHGTRIMVVDAATSVGFVVKTLIKEVR, encoded by the coding sequence ATGTCGGATCTGGTAGACAAGACATTCGGCGAATTCCACCTGCTGAGGCATATCGGCAGCGGCGGTATGGCTGATGTGTATCTTGCCGAACAGACGTCGCTGCAGCGATACGTGGCCGTCAAGGTCATGAAACCGTCGCTGATCGCGACTTCCGGAGAAGCGATGCTGGCCCGCTTCAAGCAGGAAGCGATGATGGCCGCCGGATTGAATCACACAAACATCGTTCAGGTCTATACGATCGGCGAACAGGATGGCTACCACTACATCGCGCAGGAATTTGTTCAGGGGAAGAATCTTTCCGCGATCCTGAAGAACAAGGGCGCTCCCGATCTTCCGTCGGCGATGCATGTGATTCGCCAGGTGGCGGCGGCGCTGAAGGCCTCCGGGCAGGCGGGGATCGTGCATCGGGACATCAAGCCCGAAAACATACTCGTTACGAAGAAAGGTGAAGTGAAGGTCGCTGACTTCGGTCTGGCACAGCTTCACGACAGTTCCGATGACGGGCACCTGACGCGGGAAGGCATGACGCTGGGAACTCCGCTGTACATGAGTCCGGAGCAGGTGCAGGGCAAGGAACTCGACCCGCGGTCGGACATTTATTCCTTCGGCGTCACCTGTTATCAGATTCTCAGCGGCAAGACGCCGTTCACCGGTGCCAACCCGATGGCGATTGCCGTTCAGCACCTGAACACGCAGCCTCCGCCTCTGAACGAAGTCAATCGCACTGTTCCGAAGGTGCTGTGTCGCGTCGTGCATCGCATGATGGCCAAGCGCCGGTCGCTGCGGTATCAGTCGGCGGCTGACGTTGCCGCGGATTTAAAGGAATTGATTACTGCTCTGAAACAGGGCCGGTCACTGGACCTGATCCGGCTGCCCCGGCTGGATGAATTGGATCGTGCCGCCGCCGACGCCCGCGGCGGCGATGTATCCGCCAGCGGTGAACACAAGGCGATCAAACAGAAAAGCGATTCGCCGGCCAGCCGAACGCCGTCCGGACGCCGCGGCAACTATGATCTGGGAACCGATATTCCACTCGGCGCCACGGTTGTTGCGGAACCACTCTCACCCGATGTCGGCCGCCGGCGCCGGTCGCCGGTTCCGAAAGACACCCTTCCCTGGGTCAGTCTGCCGTCGTGGGAGGAGGAAGATGACGATGACATTCCCATTCATCGCCATACCCCGGACTTTGAAGAAATGGATCTGACGCCGATGGTCGATGTGACATTTCTGCTGCTGATTTTTTTCATGATCACGGCTGCGTTTAATCTGCAAAAGAAATTCGACATGCTGCCCGCCAGCAAGGACGAAGGCGTGTCGACTCAGCCGGTTGAAACTCCGCCGGAAGATTCCCTGACCGCCGAAATCGGCCCGGACAACATTGTGTTTATGGATGACCGTCAGGGAACGACGTACACGGAGGTTCATGAAATGCTGCGGGATGCCAAGGATACGACCGGCGGTCTGGAACTGCGGCTGCAGGTGGATCCAGATTCCAACCACGGAACGCGCATCATGGTTGTCGATGCGGCAACCAGCGTCGGATTTGTCGTCAAGACACTGATTAAGGAAGTCCGCTGA
- a CDS encoding MotA/TolQ/ExbB proton channel family protein, which produces MELMCLSEAAPNAAALAQINFTPLLDFFGNAIYAALALAAGFGLYCIVVLWRRVQQKSFPSRNAANTFIDDVGERLDQNDFDGVKEICDSPELWARAVPQLVYVAVDNRNKPVKKIKQIIGEYFEREIVSDLDARLSWVNTMVKAAPMLGLLGTVTGMITAFKKIAGTGESGVKPSELASDISFALFTTAAGLAIAIPLVILGAMVQVRISRLQDSVQEHVGTFVDDLEAAQVRSRG; this is translated from the coding sequence ATGGAACTGATGTGCCTGTCGGAGGCTGCTCCGAATGCAGCGGCGCTTGCTCAGATCAATTTCACTCCGCTGCTGGATTTCTTCGGAAACGCCATCTACGCAGCCCTGGCGCTGGCGGCAGGTTTCGGCCTTTATTGCATTGTCGTTCTCTGGCGGCGAGTTCAGCAGAAAAGCTTTCCCAGCCGGAATGCTGCCAATACGTTCATCGACGACGTGGGTGAACGCCTGGATCAGAACGACTTCGACGGTGTCAAGGAAATCTGCGACAGCCCGGAACTATGGGCCAGAGCCGTTCCTCAACTGGTGTATGTTGCCGTCGACAACCGAAATAAACCGGTGAAGAAAATCAAGCAGATCATCGGCGAGTATTTCGAGCGGGAGATCGTGTCCGACCTGGATGCTCGATTGTCGTGGGTCAACACGATGGTGAAGGCAGCGCCGATGCTGGGACTGCTGGGAACAGTCACCGGGATGATCACGGCATTCAAAAAGATCGCCGGTACCGGGGAATCGGGCGTTAAACCGTCGGAACTGGCATCCGACATCAGCTTCGCTCTGTTCACGACGGCGGCCGGGCTGGCGATTGCAATTCCGCTGGTGATTCTCGGCGCGATGGTCCAGGTTCGGATCTCCAGACTGCAGGATTCCGTGCAGGAACACGTGGGGACGTTTGTGGATGACCTGGAAGCCGCGCAGGTCAGAAGTCGCGGGTGA
- a CDS encoding NAD(P)H-hydrate dehydratase, with protein MDSVQRILISDIVIPDRPTDGHKGTFGKVLVIAGSIGMSGAACLAATAALRGGAGLVYAAVPESIQSLVAGFEPSYLTIGLPCSSGGLLSAVPPGQVTSIVEGRDAVAIGPGLGRSHHAANIVLSVMNDAPCPVVVDADALNLAAEHGVWSGQNDPTPASDLPARVLTPHPGEFSRMSGLSISEVNADREGAAVEFARRANAIVVLKGAGTVVTDGQRVYINSTGNEGMGTGGCGDVLTGLLAAQLGQGIPAFAAACLAVYIHGFAADLAAVELSRRGLIASDVLKYLGSAWLQFERSLPD; from the coding sequence ATGGACTCAGTTCAGCGGATCCTGATTTCAGACATCGTGATTCCGGATCGGCCGACCGACGGGCACAAGGGAACGTTCGGCAAGGTGCTGGTGATCGCCGGTTCGATCGGAATGAGCGGTGCGGCATGTCTGGCGGCGACGGCAGCACTTCGCGGCGGCGCGGGACTGGTGTATGCCGCGGTGCCGGAGTCGATACAGTCGCTTGTCGCGGGATTCGAACCGAGCTACCTGACGATTGGTCTGCCCTGCTCTTCCGGCGGCCTGCTGAGCGCGGTGCCTCCCGGCCAGGTGACGTCGATTGTTGAAGGCCGGGATGCCGTCGCCATCGGTCCTGGCCTGGGCAGATCTCATCATGCCGCCAATATCGTGTTGTCCGTGATGAACGATGCTCCGTGCCCGGTCGTGGTCGACGCGGATGCACTCAACCTTGCGGCGGAACACGGAGTCTGGTCCGGCCAGAATGATCCGACTCCGGCATCGGACCTGCCGGCGCGCGTGTTGACACCGCATCCGGGAGAGTTTTCTCGCATGTCGGGGCTTTCGATTTCCGAAGTGAACGCGGATCGCGAAGGTGCCGCCGTGGAGTTTGCTCGCCGGGCAAACGCGATCGTCGTACTCAAAGGGGCCGGGACAGTCGTCACGGACGGACAGCGGGTGTATATCAATTCGACGGGAAACGAAGGCATGGGGACCGGCGGTTGCGGGGACGTGCTGACCGGGTTGCTGGCGGCTCAGTTGGGACAGGGAATACCCGCGTTTGCTGCGGCCTGTCTGGCGGTTTACATCCACGGGTTTGCGGCGGACCTTGCCGCTGTCGAACTGTCGCGGCGAGGTCTGATCGCTTCCGACGTGCTAAAGTATCTCGGTTCCGCGTGGTTGCAGTTCGAGCGATCGCTGCCGGACTGA
- a CDS encoding biopolymer transporter ExbD: MFHEGGGWHRKKKIAEAELDITPMIDVTFLLLIFFMVTSTMQGTPDKDIPPAQTGDNANAASFLEVTVLAPKTPGGDSEILVDGRTTTLDELQNELMQRAPLAPPDVGLKLMIYAERDVRSGFIGEVEGVINEVDEGKITYSFAVRDKK; the protein is encoded by the coding sequence GTGTTCCACGAGGGTGGCGGTTGGCATCGCAAAAAGAAGATCGCCGAGGCGGAACTGGATATCACTCCCATGATTGATGTCACGTTTCTGCTGCTGATCTTCTTTATGGTCACGTCCACCATGCAGGGAACTCCCGACAAGGACATTCCCCCGGCGCAGACCGGCGATAACGCGAACGCCGCGTCGTTTCTGGAAGTGACCGTGCTGGCTCCGAAGACTCCGGGCGGCGACAGTGAAATTCTGGTGGACGGCAGGACGACGACGCTTGATGAACTGCAGAACGAACTGATGCAGCGAGCCCCGCTGGCTCCTCCCGACGTCGGACTGAAGCTGATGATCTATGCGGAACGCGACGTTCGTTCCGGATTCATCGGAGAAGTCGAGGGCGTCATCAATGAAGTGGACGAAGGAAAAATCACGTACAGCTTTGCCGTTCGAGACAAGAAGTAA
- a CDS encoding glycoside hydrolase family 5 protein, with amino-acid sequence MPRLLPIRHFRSHFVLATLLFAVAARMNAQTSSVPASGAAAETTAENAAAFELMKSFQHGVNFGNFLEVPPDQNWGDNSTNDVDYRLVAEQGFDHVRLPTAWQHYTGPAPEFTIKPAFFKRVEEQVSLAEKHGLAIVINVHHFDEFISNPASQREKLMKIWEQLATRFRDRPLTVAFEILNEPHSTAGAAVMNDVLAEAVKRIRRIDARHLIIVGPDEWNGVRGLKNLVVPDDDRTAVTVHCYDPFLFTHQGATWTDGMADIRDVAYPEPGKRRVRAPDNVPDWIRRQVESYNRSVETQTAGVPAFQPSLEEAAAWGREHRRPIYVGEFGAIATARAEDRAAFYRDFRLTAEKLGLGWSMWDWKAGFHYWDKQANAPAPGMKAALFGDSGK; translated from the coding sequence ATGCCGCGACTGTTGCCAATCCGACATTTCCGCTCGCATTTCGTGTTGGCGACGCTGCTGTTCGCTGTCGCGGCGCGGATGAACGCTCAGACGTCCAGCGTACCGGCTTCAGGTGCCGCCGCCGAGACCACAGCCGAAAATGCGGCTGCGTTTGAGCTGATGAAGTCGTTTCAGCACGGTGTCAACTTCGGCAACTTTCTGGAAGTGCCTCCCGATCAGAACTGGGGGGATAATTCGACGAACGATGTCGACTATCGCCTTGTCGCGGAACAGGGCTTCGACCACGTTCGCCTTCCGACCGCGTGGCAGCATTACACCGGACCGGCTCCGGAATTCACGATCAAGCCGGCGTTTTTCAAGCGCGTGGAGGAGCAGGTGAGCCTTGCCGAAAAGCACGGTCTGGCGATCGTCATCAACGTTCATCACTTCGACGAGTTCATCTCAAACCCGGCGAGTCAGCGGGAGAAGCTGATGAAGATCTGGGAACAGCTCGCCACGCGGTTTCGAGACCGTCCGCTGACGGTTGCCTTCGAGATTCTGAACGAACCACATTCCACCGCCGGCGCCGCCGTGATGAACGATGTTCTGGCGGAGGCTGTCAAACGAATCCGCCGGATTGATGCGCGGCACCTGATCATCGTCGGGCCCGACGAATGGAACGGCGTGCGGGGGTTGAAGAATCTGGTTGTGCCGGACGATGACCGAACTGCGGTGACCGTCCATTGTTACGATCCGTTTCTGTTTACTCATCAGGGAGCCACCTGGACGGACGGCATGGCCGACATTCGTGACGTCGCATATCCGGAACCCGGAAAACGCAGGGTCCGTGCTCCGGACAATGTGCCGGACTGGATTCGGCGGCAGGTAGAGTCCTACAACCGCAGCGTGGAAACTCAGACGGCCGGCGTTCCCGCGTTTCAGCCGTCGCTGGAGGAAGCTGCCGCGTGGGGACGCGAGCATCGTCGTCCGATCTACGTGGGTGAATTCGGTGCCATCGCGACGGCTCGTGCCGAAGACCGCGCGGCGTTTTACCGGGATTTCCGTCTGACCGCCGAAAAACTGGGGCTGGGATGGAGCATGTGGGACTGGAAGGCCGGATTCCACTACTGGGACAAACAAGCGAACGCGCCCGCGCCGGGGATGAAGGCGGCCCTTTTCGGAGACTCCGGGAAGTGA
- a CDS encoding DUF1080 domain-containing protein, whose product MKLLVQGLCAGLLTAGIVSAQEWKSGVEWQEPPVVTPGTSDNLPPSDATVLFDGSDLSAWEGGEKWLVEDGVAIPREGEIRTKQTFGDIQLHVEWAAPTEIRGSGQGRGNSGVFLMGLFEVQVLDSYENETYFDGQAASIYKQTPPMANAMRKPGEWNNYDIFFTAPKFRTNGDLQTPAFVTVLHNGVLVLNHFEIMGPTSYIQAPHYSAIPETGPISLQFHGDPVRFRNIWVRDLRPAVGKRVSAPFNIKPYAPPKPEAADDDDDDDDDDDDDDDDDDDDAGDDE is encoded by the coding sequence GTGAAATTGCTTGTGCAAGGTTTGTGTGCCGGACTTCTGACTGCCGGAATCGTGTCGGCTCAGGAATGGAAAAGCGGTGTCGAATGGCAGGAACCTCCCGTCGTGACACCCGGAACCAGCGATAACCTGCCCCCGTCCGACGCGACGGTGCTGTTCGACGGCTCTGACCTGTCCGCGTGGGAAGGCGGTGAAAAGTGGCTGGTCGAAGATGGCGTCGCAATTCCGCGCGAAGGCGAAATCCGCACGAAACAGACCTTCGGCGACATCCAGCTGCACGTCGAATGGGCGGCCCCCACCGAAATCCGCGGCTCCGGCCAGGGTCGAGGCAACAGCGGTGTCTTCCTGATGGGACTGTTCGAAGTGCAGGTGCTGGATTCGTACGAAAACGAAACCTACTTCGACGGCCAGGCCGCCTCGATCTATAAGCAGACGCCGCCGATGGCAAACGCCATGCGTAAGCCCGGCGAATGGAACAACTACGACATTTTCTTTACGGCTCCGAAGTTCCGAACCAACGGCGACCTGCAGACTCCGGCGTTCGTGACCGTTCTGCACAACGGAGTCCTGGTGCTGAACCACTTCGAAATCATGGGCCCGACAAGCTACATCCAGGCGCCGCATTACTCGGCAATTCCCGAAACCGGACCGATCTCACTGCAGTTCCACGGCGACCCGGTCAGGTTCCGAAACATCTGGGTTCGAGATCTGAGACCAGCCGTCGGCAAACGCGTGAGCGCCCCGTTCAACATCAAGCCATACGCTCCACCAAAGCCGGAAGCGGCTGACGACGACGACGACGACGACGACGACGACGACGATGACGATGACGATGACGATGACGATGCGGGCGACGACGAATGA